CGCCACCGTGGCCCGGGAGGCGGGGCTGCCGCTCTGCATCTATGACAATCCCGCCACCACCCATTTCCGCTTCACCCCCGCTTTGGTGGCGCGCCTTGCCCAACTGCCGGAGGTGGTGGCCATCAAGAGCACGGCGCCGGAGCCGGCGGCGATCGGCGCGCATCTGGCCGAGTTGCGGGCGGCCGTGCCCTCGGGATGCGTGGTGGGCTATAGTGGCGACTGGCATTGCGCGGAAGCGCTGATCGCCGGGGCGGATGCCTGGTTCAGCGTGCTGGCGGGCCTCTTCCCCATGCAGGCCATGGAGATCGCGCAGGCGGTGTCGGCCGGCGATCTGGCCCGGGCGCGGGCGCTCGATCTTCGGCTGAAACCGCTCTGGGACCAGTTCCGCCGCCATTCCAGCTTGCGGGTCATGTATGCGGCGGCGACCGGGATGGGCCTCGTCTCCAGTTTGCCGCCGCGTCCCCTCCTGCCGCTGGCGCCGGCCGTGCAGGCCGAGGTGGCGGCTACCTTGGCAGCGCTGGGTCTGGCGTGACCATCCCGGCTCAAGGGGGCAGGCGGAACGCCTCCTCGGCGGTCTCCACCACGCCGGAGCTGAGGTCGGCCTCAATGCGGCGCAGGTCATCCAGAGTGAACCAGGCCACTTCCAGCGCATCATCGGCGGCCACCGCGCGGGGGTCCGCCCCTACGGGATGACAGAGCACCGCGACCATCAGGTAATGGTGCCGCAGCACGCCCTCGCCGTCGCGGTCGAGGCAGTCCAGCACCTTGAAAGCGGGGCCGGCGGCGGCGGTGATGCCGGTTTCCTCCTCAAGCTCACGCACTGCCGCCTCGGCGATGGTCTCGCCCCATTCCATGCGCCCGCCGGGAAAACCCCACCGGCCGGCATCGGGCGGATTGGCGCGGCGCACCAGCAGCAGGTGCGCGCCCCGCCGCAGCACGGCCAGCGCCGCGCAGCCGGGGCGAGGGGGCGGGCCGCTCACAGGTCCACGTCGTCTGTCCGGGCGATCGACACCCGGTTGCGGCCGAGGCGCTTGGCCTCATAGAGCGCCTGATCGGCGGCCGAGATGAGGCTGTCCGGCGAACTGCCCGCGTCCGGGATTTCCATGGCCACGCCGAAGCTGGCGGTCAGGCGGCGCGAGGGGACGCTGGGATGCTCGATGGCCAGCGCCGCCACCAGGCGTCGAGCCGTCTCGGCAAATTCCGCGGCGCCGGACAGGTCCGTGTCGGGCATCAGCACCACGAATTCCTCGCCGCCATAGCGCGCCGGCAGGTGGGGTGTCCCGGCGCAGGCGGCCGCCAGCATGCGGGCCACCGCTTTCAGGGCCTCGTCACCGGCCAGGTGCCCCTGATTGTCGTTGAACAGCTTGAAATGGTCCACATCCACCATGATGAGGCCGAGCGGCAGGCCCCGGTCGCCGGAGCGCACCCACTCGGCGGACATCTGCACGTCGAAGGTGCGGCGATTGGCGAGTCCGGTCAGGCCATCGGTGCGGGCGAGGGCGGCGAGGCGGCCATTATGGTTGCGCAATTCCGCCGTGCGCTCGGCGAGGCGCTGGCCCAGTTCGTTGATGGCGCTCACCAGCGGGCGGAACTCCCTCACCTCAGGGTCATTCACCGCGACACCGCCATCGAGGCCGGCATCCCGCACATCCTGTGCCAGGTGGTGGATGGGCGCCACCACCATCCGCTCCGACAGCCACCAGGCCAGCAGCACCATGATGATGGAGGCGCAAATGACGAGCGTGACGGTCAGCAGGATCTGCTCGTCCACCGCGACGGTCACGTCCAGGGCCGGCACGCCCACCAGCACCCGCATGGTGGTGCCGGGCACCCGCAGGAAGGCATAGAAGCGCTCGACGCCGTCAAACCCCACGGCGCGGGTCTGCCCCTCGGCCGTGCGGGACAGCACCTGGAACAGGGGATGGTCGGCGAAACTGGCCCCGAGGGCCGATTCCAGATAGGGCGTGCGGGTCACCACCGCTCCGGTGGCATCCAGCACTTCCACCACCGCACCCTTGGGAAGGCGGGTGAGGGCGCTGATGCGCGAGAGCCATTGCAGATCCACGGCCACCGCGGCGAGAGCGACGGGGATGCCCTTGTCGTCGCGCTCGGCCTCGGCGATGGCAATGGTGGGGGTGCCTGTGCCCCGCACCCGGATCAGGTCGCTGAAGGCGGGGCGATGGGAGGCGAAGGCCTGGCGCGCATAGGGACGATCCGAAAGGTCGACCCCCATGAGCGCGCGGCTGGTGGCGCAGCGGACAATGCCGTCGGCATCGGTGATGATGGCGCCCTGTATGCCCACCAGATCAGCCGTAAGGCGATGAAGAAAGGTGGTGCAGGAAACCGGCTCGGCCATCAGGCGCGAGGCCTCGCGCGCCAGAACCTGCGTCACCGCCACGGCGGAGGCGAGGCTTTCCCGCTGCACCAGCGTCACCTGCTCGCCGAACTCGCGCAGGTCCTCCAGGTTTTCAGCGATCAGATGATCGCGGTCCTGGATCAGGGTCCAG
This genomic interval from Aquabacter sp. L1I39 contains the following:
- a CDS encoding sensor domain-containing diguanylate cyclase produces the protein MRVRLAALFMLAVLPLAGERIWTLIQDRDHLIAENLEDLREFGEQVTLVQRESLASAVAVTQVLAREASRLMAEPVSCTTFLHRLTADLVGIQGAIITDADGIVRCATSRALMGVDLSDRPYARQAFASHRPAFSDLIRVRGTGTPTIAIAEAERDDKGIPVALAAVAVDLQWLSRISALTRLPKGAVVEVLDATGAVVTRTPYLESALGASFADHPLFQVLSRTAEGQTRAVGFDGVERFYAFLRVPGTTMRVLVGVPALDVTVAVDEQILLTVTLVICASIIMVLLAWWLSERMVVAPIHHLAQDVRDAGLDGGVAVNDPEVREFRPLVSAINELGQRLAERTAELRNHNGRLAALARTDGLTGLANRRTFDVQMSAEWVRSGDRGLPLGLIMVDVDHFKLFNDNQGHLAGDEALKAVARMLAAACAGTPHLPARYGGEEFVVLMPDTDLSGAAEFAETARRLVAALAIEHPSVPSRRLTASFGVAMEIPDAGSSPDSLISAADQALYEAKRLGRNRVSIARTDDVDL
- a CDS encoding NUDIX hydrolase — protein: MSGPPPRPGCAALAVLRRGAHLLLVRRANPPDAGRWGFPGGRMEWGETIAEAAVRELEEETGITAAAGPAFKVLDCLDRDGEGVLRHHYLMVAVLCHPVGADPRAVAADDALEVAWFTLDDLRRIEADLSSGVVETAEEAFRLPP
- a CDS encoding dihydrodipicolinate synthase family protein; the encoded protein is MTVLPKGVSAFPITPADADGTVDAGALHGLVARLAAAGVDSIGLLGSTGTYPFLSRAERLRALETGLAAAEGVPVLVGIGALRTDETVRLAQDAKAAGATAGLLAAVSYTPLTDDEVFAHFATVAREAGLPLCIYDNPATTHFRFTPALVARLAQLPEVVAIKSTAPEPAAIGAHLAELRAAVPSGCVVGYSGDWHCAEALIAGADAWFSVLAGLFPMQAMEIAQAVSAGDLARARALDLRLKPLWDQFRRHSSLRVMYAAATGMGLVSSLPPRPLLPLAPAVQAEVAATLAALGLA